In one window of Microbacterium natoriense DNA:
- a CDS encoding M50 family metallopeptidase, producing the protein METLLYVGGILFMLIGLGLSIGLHEVGHLLPAKLFGVRVGQYMIGFGPRLWSKRIGETEYGFKLLPLGGFISMSGMYPASKTTGPAKGIFRTLVQDARTANDETIADGEEDRVFYRLPVWKRVVVMLGGPVMNLILATVIFTVLVSGIGVQQGTTTIASVSECVLPAGSTATECTADDPKSPAAEAGIQPGDVLVSIDGAPVSTFAEATAIVQASPGKDLAVVVDRDGEAKNLTVTPIAAERSITDAGGRPFVDDKGVQVVKTVGYVGMGAQMGFVQQPLTAGPQMTADSTARVASLIVNLPMKLWDVGVSLVTGSERDPDGPLSVIGVGRLAGEVAATDAPVLSRLSGLLGLLGSLNIALFVFNMIPLLPLDGGHIIVALWDGIKRVWAKIFRRPPPAPVDATKLVPLTVVVATVLIAMGALLLAADLFNPIDILGG; encoded by the coding sequence GTGGAAACACTGCTCTATGTGGGCGGCATCCTGTTCATGCTCATCGGCCTCGGCTTGTCGATCGGCCTGCACGAGGTCGGCCATCTCCTCCCTGCGAAGCTCTTCGGCGTGCGCGTCGGCCAGTACATGATCGGCTTCGGCCCGCGTCTGTGGTCGAAGCGCATCGGCGAGACCGAGTACGGATTCAAACTGCTGCCGCTGGGCGGATTCATCTCGATGTCGGGGATGTACCCGGCATCGAAGACGACGGGCCCCGCGAAGGGGATCTTCCGCACGCTCGTGCAGGATGCCCGCACCGCTAACGACGAGACGATCGCCGATGGCGAGGAGGACCGGGTCTTCTACCGGTTGCCGGTCTGGAAGCGCGTCGTCGTGATGCTCGGCGGCCCGGTCATGAACCTGATCCTGGCGACCGTGATCTTCACGGTGCTCGTCTCGGGCATCGGCGTGCAGCAGGGGACCACGACTATCGCCTCGGTGAGCGAATGCGTGCTCCCGGCAGGTTCCACGGCGACCGAGTGCACGGCCGACGACCCGAAGTCGCCGGCGGCGGAGGCGGGGATCCAGCCGGGTGATGTGCTGGTGTCGATCGACGGTGCCCCGGTGTCGACCTTCGCCGAGGCGACGGCGATTGTGCAGGCGTCGCCGGGGAAGGACCTCGCCGTCGTCGTTGATCGTGACGGCGAGGCGAAGAACCTCACGGTGACGCCGATCGCTGCCGAGCGCAGCATCACCGATGCGGGCGGGCGGCCCTTCGTCGACGACAAGGGCGTGCAGGTCGTGAAGACCGTCGGCTATGTCGGGATGGGCGCTCAGATGGGCTTCGTGCAGCAGCCGCTGACAGCGGGGCCGCAGATGACCGCCGACAGCACGGCGCGCGTCGCCTCGCTGATCGTGAACCTGCCGATGAAGCTGTGGGACGTCGGCGTCTCACTCGTCACGGGTAGCGAGCGCGATCCCGACGGACCGCTGAGCGTCATCGGCGTGGGACGCCTCGCCGGTGAGGTCGCGGCAACCGACGCTCCGGTCCTGAGCCGATTGTCAGGGCTGCTGGGTCTTCTGGGCTCGCTCAACATCGCGCTGTTCGTCTTCAACATGATCCCGCTGCTGCCGCTCGACGGCGGACACATCATCGTCGCGCTGTGGGACGGCATCAAGCGGGTGTGGGCGAAGATCTTCCGTCGTCCGCCGCCCGCACCCGTGGATGCCACCAAGCTCGTGCCGCTGACCGTCGTCGTGGCGACTGTGCTGATCGCGATGGGCGCCCTTCTGCTGGCCGCCGACCTGTTCAACCCGATCGACATCCTCGGGGGCTGA
- a CDS encoding chorismate-binding protein: MTLSRLAELSADPGASFVLIARDGADTVELLSGDVVDVDLLADIPLSAGGTPHEVFALVPYRQVRERGFVAQDDGAPLRCIVIDEHLHLPTTALLDVLPADAVPLRDAGFDIADDEYAAIVERVIADEIGRGEGANFVIRRDFTANIDVDDRTAALTWFRALLTHERGAYWTFAVFTPGHIAVGASPEAHVVAREGVVTMNPISGTFRHPAGGATKETLVEFLSSTKETEELFMVVDEELKMMSAVCSDGGRITGPHLKEMSRLTHTEYMLRGRSRLDPRDILRETMFAPTVTGSPMQNACAVIRRHERKPRGYYSGVAALFSPNDEGGHDLDAPILIRTVYLRDGALSVPVGATLVRHSDPYGEVSETHGKAAGVLGAIGAVDRDHDADARSDADAPTAPPQSLAADETVAALLDSRNARLADFWLNPQGEDFTGPFTGRSALVVDAEDRFTTMLAHQLRHLGLEVTISAWSDVTDAAIDAADLVVAGPGPGDPRDEENTRIARMRDVVARRLDGRAPLLAVCLSHQILADRLGLELAPLDTPHQGLQKAVPVFGEDASIGFYNTFTARVAPGTTAVGAAEVSADAATGDVYSLRGDRFASIQGHLESILSRDGIRTLERLTAHALT, translated from the coding sequence ATGACCCTCTCACGCCTCGCCGAGCTCAGCGCCGACCCTGGGGCATCCTTCGTACTGATCGCGCGCGACGGCGCCGACACCGTCGAACTGCTCTCCGGAGACGTCGTCGACGTCGATCTGCTCGCCGACATTCCGCTTTCTGCAGGCGGCACGCCTCACGAGGTCTTCGCCCTCGTGCCATACCGCCAAGTGCGCGAGCGCGGCTTCGTCGCCCAGGACGACGGCGCCCCTTTGCGCTGCATCGTCATCGACGAGCACCTGCATCTTCCGACGACGGCGCTTCTCGATGTGCTGCCGGCGGATGCCGTACCCCTGCGCGACGCCGGATTCGACATCGCCGACGATGAGTACGCCGCGATCGTGGAACGCGTGATCGCCGACGAGATCGGTCGTGGCGAGGGAGCCAACTTCGTCATCCGGCGCGATTTCACGGCGAACATCGACGTCGACGACCGGACAGCCGCGCTCACCTGGTTCCGGGCTCTGCTCACCCATGAGCGCGGCGCGTACTGGACCTTCGCCGTCTTCACCCCCGGGCACATCGCGGTGGGCGCGAGCCCCGAGGCGCACGTCGTGGCCCGCGAAGGCGTCGTCACGATGAACCCGATCTCGGGCACATTCCGTCACCCCGCCGGGGGTGCGACCAAGGAGACGCTGGTCGAGTTCCTCTCCTCGACGAAGGAGACCGAGGAGCTCTTCATGGTCGTCGACGAGGAGCTGAAGATGATGAGCGCCGTGTGCTCGGACGGCGGTCGCATCACGGGTCCGCATCTCAAGGAGATGTCGCGGCTCACGCACACCGAGTACATGCTGCGCGGTCGCAGCCGACTCGATCCACGCGACATCCTGCGCGAGACCATGTTCGCCCCGACCGTCACGGGTTCGCCCATGCAGAACGCCTGCGCCGTGATCCGTCGACATGAGCGGAAGCCTCGCGGGTACTACTCCGGCGTCGCCGCTCTGTTCAGCCCGAACGACGAGGGCGGGCACGACCTCGACGCCCCGATCCTCATCCGCACCGTGTACCTGCGAGACGGCGCACTGAGCGTCCCGGTCGGCGCGACCCTCGTGCGGCACTCCGATCCCTACGGCGAGGTCAGCGAGACGCACGGTAAGGCGGCCGGCGTGCTGGGTGCCATCGGAGCCGTCGACCGTGATCATGACGCCGATGCACGCAGCGATGCCGACGCTCCGACAGCACCACCGCAGTCGCTCGCTGCTGACGAGACGGTCGCGGCGCTTCTCGACTCGCGTAACGCCCGGCTGGCCGATTTCTGGCTCAACCCGCAGGGCGAGGACTTCACGGGTCCGTTCACAGGCCGCTCCGCCCTCGTCGTCGATGCCGAAGACCGGTTCACGACGATGCTCGCGCATCAGCTGCGCCATCTCGGTCTCGAAGTCACGATCTCGGCGTGGAGCGACGTGACGGATGCTGCGATCGACGCCGCCGATCTCGTGGTCGCCGGCCCCGGCCCCGGCGATCCCCGCGACGAGGAGAACACCAGGATCGCACGGATGCGGGACGTCGTCGCGCGCCGGCTCGACGGCCGCGCTCCCCTCCTCGCCGTGTGCCTCAGCCACCAGATCCTCGCTGACCGTCTCGGCCTCGAGCTCGCTCCACTCGACACCCCGCACCAGGGATTGCAGAAAGCGGTTCCCGTGTTCGGCGAGGACGCGTCGATCGGGTTCTACAACACATTCACCGCGCGAGTGGCCCCTGGCACGACCGCCGTCGGCGCCGCGGAGGTCTCGGCGGACGCGGCCACCGGCGACGTGTATTCGCTCCGCGGCGACCGCTTCGCCTCGATACAGGGCCACCTCGAGTCGATACTGTCGCGCGACGGCATCCGCACCCTCGAACGGCTCACCGCCCACGCACTCACCTGA